A part of Ammospiza caudacuta isolate bAmmCau1 chromosome 5, bAmmCau1.pri, whole genome shotgun sequence genomic DNA contains:
- the DBX2 gene encoding homeobox protein DBX2, with amino-acid sequence MLPSALYWDLVGSSALLNLPAAPGFGNLGKSFLIENLLRAGAPSPAQLRPLPANPVPLKLCPAAEQINPSGGPFPARWAFQVLNPSAADGGRPPARAAAAERGGIFPPAATALSKHFFLRAPPFYSACCGGSCQHPASPTAFPREESVLPLLTQESNSKSRRGILRRAVFSEDQRKALEKMFQKQKYISKTDRKKLALNLGLKESQVKIWFQNRRMKWRNSKEKEVLSNRCLQEEGLQENYLSRSTMNFTSPCPSVWEMSEEQASPRWRENSPGNSERLTTTQPPPRANSLQSPLYLYPDQDTANKASSSVRE; translated from the exons ATGCTGCCCAGCGCCCTTTACTGGGACCTGGTGGGCTCCTCGGCTCTCCTCAACCTGCCGGCGGCGCCGGGCTTCGGCAACCTGGGCAAAAGTTTCCTCATCGAGAACTTGCTGCGGGCCGGGGCTCcgagccctgcccagctccgtCCCCTCCCCGCCAACCCCGTGCCCCTCAAGCTGTGCCCCGCGGCGGAACAAATCAACCCCTCGGGGGGTCCCTTCCCGGCAAGATGGGCTTTCCAAGTGCTCAACCCCTCGGCGGCGGACGGCGGCCGCCCGCCAGCGCGGGCCGCGGCGGCGGAGAGAGGCGGCATCTTCCCGCCGGCAGCCACAG CTCTTTCCAAACACTTTTTTCTCCGAGCCCCACCATTCTACTCAGCATGCTGCGGTGGGTCCTGTCAGCACCCTGCATCCCCCACTGCTTTTCCAA GGGAGGAAAGTGTGCTGCCTCTTCTGACCCAGGAGTCTAACTCCAAATCCCGGAGAGGCATATTAAGAAGAGCTGTCTTTTCTGAAGACCAGAGGAAAGCTTTGGAGAAAATGTTCCAAAAGCAGAAGTATATTAGTAAAACAGACAGGAAGAAACTGGCCCTTAACCTGGGTCTAAAGGAGTCTCAG GTGAAAATCTGGTTTCAGAATCGAAGGATGAAATGGCGAaactccaaagaaaaagaagtgcTTTCTAACAGGTGCCTCCAAGAAGAAGGTCTTCAGGAGAACTACCTCTCACGATCCACCATGAATTTTACCTCTCCATGCCCATCTGTGTGGGAAATGTCAGAAGAGCAGGCAAGTCCAAGGTGGAGGGAGAATTCTCCAGGAAATTCTGAAAGACTGACTACTACACAACCACCTCCAAGAGCAAATTCATTGCAGAGCCCACTCTATTTGTATCCTGACCAAGACACTGCAAACAAGGCATCATCAAGTGTAAGAGAGTAG
- the LOC131558247 gene encoding prolactin-like yields MALARAAGRAGAVAALALLWLLVCAPGDAGCHPLTVADLFDRVIRHSGRIHSLSTALYAELEKHFPHRDNELGRPARKCHTSGMLTPNGKEYAQKIPREELTHVILKLLQAWKEPLSHFNQNIEHHQELPDDSLSKAKQISNMVHELKSGVEKVTEKMQSMGIISNSLNGMASSEDTGLSISNEANMMSDSDFIHCFRRDSNKVQSYLKILKCRIMPENSC; encoded by the exons ATGGCCCTGGCCCGGGCGGCGGGGCGAGCAG GTGCGGTTgcggcgctggcgctgctgtggctgctggtcTGCGCTCCGGGGGACGCCGGCTGTCACCCCCTGACCGTGGCCGATCTCTTCGACCGGGTGATCCGGCACTCGGGCAGGATCCACAGCCTCTCCACGGCGCTCTACGCCGAGCTG GAAAAACACTTCCCTCACCGTGACAACGAGCTGGGAAGGCCCGCTCGGAAGTGCCACACGTCGGGGATGCTGACCCCCAACGGCAAAGAGTACGCCCAAAAAATCCCG AGAGAAGAACTAACTCACGTGATACTGAAACTTTTGCAAGCCTGGAAAGAACCGCTGTCCCACTTTAACCAGAATATTGAGCACCATCAAGAGCTACCTGATGACAGCCTTAGCAAAGCTAAGCAAATCAGCAATATGGTACATGAGTTGAAGAGTGGAGTCGAGAAAGTAACAGAAAAG ATGCAGTCAATGGGGATCATCAGCAATTCATTAAATGGAATGGCATCATCTGAAGACACTGGTTTATCGATTAGTAATGAAGCAAACATGATGAGTGACTCTGATTTCATTCACTGTTTTAGGAGAGATTCCAATAAAGTACAAAGCTACTTAAAAATTCTCAAATGTAGGATTATGCCAGAAAATAGTTGCTAA